The Dehalococcoidia bacterium nucleotide sequence GCTATGTCACTGCCTGATCTGTCCATATATTTATGCACGTATTAGTATATCCGTAGAGAACCGTCCTTTGCCCCAGCGATCCAATATCCTTGCCGACCAGATGATTCGCTTCACGGGCCCAATTGCCCGTCTGCAGTACCCTTGGCCGTTGCGCCGGGTAGTGTGGTATGGGATGCCCAAAACCAGAAGGAGATCGAGCTTCTCACCAATCACCTTCGCTTTGGATCCACCACTATCGGGAATATCTACCGGGACCGCTGGGAGATCGAACTGTTCTTCAAGGTACTCAAGCAGCATCTGAAGATCAAGACCTTCGTCGGCACCAGCCCCAACGCTCTCAAAACCCAGATTTGGACAGCATTGATTGCGCTGCTGATTCTCAAGTATCTCCAGTTCCGCTCTCAATGTAACTTGCCCTCTGGCACTTGGTGGCTCTCCTTCAGCTGAACCTGTTCTCCTATCGCGATCTCTGGAGTTGGCTCGATGATTCCTTCGAAACTCCACCCCAACTGCCGGACCCCCAGCTCAGGCTGGTATTTTAGACAACATCTCTAGTCTTGGTCCATCTACACTTCGAAAATGGGGAGGGAATTCATTACGCAGACCTACTCTTCAGACGCGAAAAACTCATCCAATACGTGATCAGAAAAGTATTTTGGACAGCAGTGTTGTTAGATAGTTAACTACAGTGTTTTCCCTACTTCTAAGCCCCATCGCTGTAGATCAAATCAGCGCCATCAAATTGCTGCCGTACGCAGTGAAATCGTGCAACTGTTTACCGTTCTTCCATCTTACTCCAATGTCTTGACATCTAATCATCGCGGGTTGGCCTCTTCTCTTTATCTCTTATCTCCAAACCTCGGACCCGCCGTTGTCATAAATGAGAATTCTTTTAGCAAATGATGATTGGTAGTTTGTTAGATTCTGCTCTTTGACATTGTGGTCTAACAAGACGCCAGTTGTGACGTCAAAATAACGGAGATAAATATAACCATAATTAACTTCCCTGTGCAGATCAATCATTATAGTATAATAAACTGGGGAGGGGATTTCACCCTGGCTTATCAATCTCGTTCCCCCGAGATAGTCTGTGAATATCAAGTCAGTCGGGCTACTTTCGGCCTTTAACCAGTGAGCAGCAGAGGATTCTTGTTCATGAATATATTTAATGTTGTAGTCTTGCCCAGCTGAGTTAAGAATCATTGATCTGGGAAAATTAAATATCTGGTATATCA carries:
- a CDS encoding transposase translates to MAVAPGSVVWDAQNQKEIELLTNHLRFGSTTIGNIYRDRWEIELFFKVLKQHLKIKTFVGTSPNALKTQIWTALIALLILKYLQFRSQCNLPSGTWWLSFS